TGACGGCATGTCAATTATTATTGATGAGGTTTCAGCTGGTAAAATTGCTGACCCATTTGATACAGGAGATGTAGAGTCAGTGGAAAGTCAGTTCAGCTTTAACTCACTCTTAGACTTCCAAAATGACATCAGAGGCGTGCAGAACGCTTGGCTTGGTGACTATCCGGATGAAGGACTATTTGGTCAAGGGTTAAATGATCTAATTTTCCTTGAGGACCCTGCTCTAACTGCTCAGGTTACTAACGAAATTGCAGCAGCTATTGCAGCTATTGGTAATATTCCACCACCATTTAGAGATGCAATCAACGATCCTGATGCAGCTGATGAAATTGTAGCTGCTCAGAATGCGCTTGATACATTGTTTGCTACTTTGAATGGACCGGTACTTGATATTATCAATTCTCAATAAATTCATGCTATACTAAGTGCCAATCTCAGCGGAACAAACGTTCCGCTGAGAAATCTAAATTAAAGCTAAGGTTAATTAGGAGAGTATTTAAGAATGAAAATATTAGGATTGAAAGGGAGATTGCGTTTTTTATTGCCTATTATGTTAGTTATAACATCATTTGGAATAATAGGAGGATGCGGAAGCTCTGATGGAGGCAACGCAGGTATGGGCATTGTTGTTGACCCAATAGTTCCTGCCGGAGGAGATACAAGTATTGATACTCGATCAGGTTTCGCATTTGATAACCCTGCTCCTAACCTTACTCCAGAGCTAGAGGCAGACCATGTTGCGGGTGATATAGATTTTGGAGATAGATTTGTTAGTGCTCCATCACCAGTTAACCCTGGTCTTGGGCCTTTATTTAATAATGTTTCATGCGAGTCCTGTCATACAAAAAACGGACGAGGACAGCCGATCTTTCAGGATGACAATTTAAGAAGTCAGCCTCTTATAAGAGTTTCACTACCTCAAGGAACGCCAGAATTCCCGGGTGGTCCGGTTCCTGTGCCTGGTATAGGTACTCAGATCCAGGACCATGCAATCGAGGGATTTGTGCCTGAGGCAGATATAGTACTCTCTTTTGAAGAGATGCCTGGACAATACCCTGACGGCACCCCATATAGCCTTAGAAAACCCATTTTAACAATTACACTTGCTGACGGTACTCCTATTGGTCAGGATATTCAAACTTCGATGCGTATACCGCCACCTGTGATTGGTCTTGGTCTTTTAGAAGCAATATCAGAGGAGACGCTTTTTGAATTCGCAGACCCTAATGATGAAGACGGGGACGGAGTATCCGGCAGAGTAAACATGGTATGGAACATTGTTGAATCAAGGACAGAGGTAGGAAGGTTCGGCCGAAAAGCAAATAACCCTAATCTAAGGCAGCAAACTTCTACAGCGTATTTCAATGATATGGGTGTTTCTAACCCTGACTTAAGAGACCCTGATGGTTTTTCTGACATTGATGAAGACACTCTTGCTAAGGCCACATTTTATGTACAGAGTCTGGCAGTACCAAACAGACTTCCTACGACAAATCCCGATGCCGGACGCGGCGAGGAGTTGTTTTATGCTGTGGGTTGCATCGCTTGTCACAAGCCTACTATAGTAACTGGGCAGCACCCTGATGGATTCACGCAATTTTCAAACCAGACTATTCAGGCTTTCACTGATCTCTTGCTTCATGACATGGGAGAAGGACTTGCTGATAATAGACCTGATTTCTCAGCAAACGGTCGTGAGTGGCGTACGCCGCCGCTTTGGGGATTAGGGCTAGTGCGTACGATTTCCGGTGGACCGGCCAATTATCTTCATGACGGCAGAGCAAGAACTATTGAAGAGGCAATCCTTTGGCACGGAGGAGAAGCAGAAACTGCAGTTGATGGTTTTAAGAACCTCTCTGCAGAAGAACGTGCAATGGTCTTATTTTTCTTAAGCACATTATAGGATAAAAGCGATAAAGAAAATATCAGAGGATGGACATGGATGATGAAAAAATATAATTACATACTATTAGCACTAATTTTATTGATACCTGGCTTAGTGCTGCCAAACCCCGCTTACTCCCAGAGCCCAACTAAATCAGAGCTTGAAGAAATAAAGCAGATGATGATTGAGCTTAAAAAGGATAATGAAAGAAAAGCTAAAGAAATTGAGGAGATGCGTAAGCAAAATGCTGAGCAGATCCAGGCATTAGAGGAAAAAATTAATGAGCTCTCGATAGAAAAAGCCAGAGAGCCGATTCTAGCAAAACCTAAACCACCAAAAACAGAACAGGAATACAAAGAGGAGTTTTACTCCGACCCAGATAAGTACTCTGATAAATACAGCTTCTTTGACAAGGTCAATAGCGGAGAAAAACCCTACAAGCTTCTATACAGCAAGGGACCGTTTTCTCTTCAATGGAGTGGTTATGCTGATTTGCTTGTCTCATGGTTTGACCACGGACCGGACCAAACCCGTCCCGGAGGAGCAGAGCCTAACAGCAGACTTGTATTTGACCTAGTTAGATTTGTTCTTGAACTAGAAGGTGAGATGTGGGCAGATATTGGATTTGAAGTAGAGATTGAGTTTGAGCACGGCGGAACTGGAGCCACGCTAGAAAGAGAATTTGAAGAGTTTGGAGAGATTGAGGCAGAGGTTGAAAATGGTGGTGAGGTAATCATTGAAGAACTATACGTTTGGAAAAAATTCTCAGACTGGGGAAAACTTAAAGCAGGACGTTTTTACCTGGCATTTGGACTCATACAGTATCTAGTAAAGCCAACGAACTACCTAGCTCCAAGAAGGCCAGAAGCAGAGCTTAGTATCATTCCTGGTATTTGGGATGAGATTGGTGTTAGTTTCCAATACTATGTTAATAAAAACTTGGATATAACCTTTCAGGTGGTTAACGGTCTTGATTCATCTTTCTTTGGATCACTTGGATTTATAAGAGAAGGTCAGCAAGGAAAATTTGAACTAATCGAAGCTGATGGTTTAGCTCTAGTTGGTCGTGTGGACTATAAATTCCCTGAGTTTGGATGGCTTATTGGAACTTCGGCCTACTACGGCTTTAATACAAATGCTAATAGACCCCTGGAAGATCTAAAGGGTGTAGATTCTCCACTTCTACTTCTTGATATTCATACAATACTTCAACATGGAAGATGGAGAGCAAACGCAGTTGGTATATATGGCCACCTTTGGAACGCTCAGGAAATATCTGAGAGAAACTCAAGACTACCGAACTCTCTTGGCGCACCTAGAACACCTGTTTCAGATCAGGCTGTTGCAGCTTGGGGAGAGGTTGGATATAACATAAACACTTTCGTAGGGCTTGATTATCTCCACCGTTTGGAGCCGTTTGCAAGGGTTGATTACTACGATACTGTTTATAACCCAAGAGAGACAGTGTTTGATAACCCAAGATTTGAAAATACGCTTCTTACTGGCGGGATATCATATACTTTCGCAAACTCAGTGTTTATTAAAATGGACTATGGTTACAGAATTATCGCTGCTGATGATATAAGAAATGAAAGTACAATTAACTTTGCTTGGGGATTTGTGTATTAATAAAATTACTTGCTTGGAGTGTGGGTGATTACGAAATATATGTAAGTATTTTTGGTCTATTAAACGATCACCTCACACCTTAATACTTTCCACCACAATAGCATTTAGACACTCCGAGGTCCTGGGATCCAATCCCCCACATTACCAGCTCTTTATAAAAAAGGAGCCGACACTTTCATGCCGAGACCCCAATCTAAATTGATTTTATGATTGAATAGTTGTTAAGGTAGTTCAAA
This region of Thermodesulfobacteriota bacterium genomic DNA includes:
- a CDS encoding di-heme oxidoredictase family protein: MLVITSFGIIGGCGSSDGGNAGMGIVVDPIVPAGGDTSIDTRSGFAFDNPAPNLTPELEADHVAGDIDFGDRFVSAPSPVNPGLGPLFNNVSCESCHTKNGRGQPIFQDDNLRSQPLIRVSLPQGTPEFPGGPVPVPGIGTQIQDHAIEGFVPEADIVLSFEEMPGQYPDGTPYSLRKPILTITLADGTPIGQDIQTSMRIPPPVIGLGLLEAISEETLFEFADPNDEDGDGVSGRVNMVWNIVESRTEVGRFGRKANNPNLRQQTSTAYFNDMGVSNPDLRDPDGFSDIDEDTLAKATFYVQSLAVPNRLPTTNPDAGRGEELFYAVGCIACHKPTIVTGQHPDGFTQFSNQTIQAFTDLLLHDMGEGLADNRPDFSANGREWRTPPLWGLGLVRTISGGPANYLHDGRARTIEEAILWHGGEAETAVDGFKNLSAEERAMVLFFLSTL
- a CDS encoding porin encodes the protein MMKKYNYILLALILLIPGLVLPNPAYSQSPTKSELEEIKQMMIELKKDNERKAKEIEEMRKQNAEQIQALEEKINELSIEKAREPILAKPKPPKTEQEYKEEFYSDPDKYSDKYSFFDKVNSGEKPYKLLYSKGPFSLQWSGYADLLVSWFDHGPDQTRPGGAEPNSRLVFDLVRFVLELEGEMWADIGFEVEIEFEHGGTGATLEREFEEFGEIEAEVENGGEVIIEELYVWKKFSDWGKLKAGRFYLAFGLIQYLVKPTNYLAPRRPEAELSIIPGIWDEIGVSFQYYVNKNLDITFQVVNGLDSSFFGSLGFIREGQQGKFELIEADGLALVGRVDYKFPEFGWLIGTSAYYGFNTNANRPLEDLKGVDSPLLLLDIHTILQHGRWRANAVGIYGHLWNAQEISERNSRLPNSLGAPRTPVSDQAVAAWGEVGYNINTFVGLDYLHRLEPFARVDYYDTVYNPRETVFDNPRFENTLLTGGISYTFANSVFIKMDYGYRIIAADDIRNESTINFAWGFVY